The following proteins come from a genomic window of Dongia rigui:
- a CDS encoding LysR family transcriptional regulator — translation MNKVKLQSMNQPMDWSDLKVFLAIARAGTLAGAAKAIGQTQPTMGRRLRALEGALGQILFQRSTGGFVLTDAGQAILAHAERMEEEALAVTRATADGGLSGEIRLASSDWFGAHVLAPLLARFTQAHPGITVELLTDQRRYSLARREADLAFRIARFDEPDVIQRKALTMGYALYGPRGAAPVSLRDGAGVSLVTMDEAFSDLPDRAWLRRVLPKARIALRSNNRDVQAQACLAGAGLAVLPRLLGDRVSALQALDLGEAPPSRDVWVGYHRDLKRVARLRTLLDFLLEHFAVS, via the coding sequence ATGAATAAGGTTAAGCTCCAATCCATGAACCAGCCGATGGATTGGAGCGATCTCAAGGTTTTCCTCGCCATTGCCCGGGCGGGCACCCTGGCGGGAGCGGCCAAGGCCATCGGCCAGACGCAGCCCACGATGGGGCGCCGGCTGCGGGCGCTGGAGGGCGCCCTGGGCCAGATACTGTTTCAGCGCAGCACCGGCGGCTTCGTCCTCACCGATGCAGGCCAGGCCATTCTGGCCCATGCCGAACGGATGGAAGAGGAGGCGCTGGCCGTCACCCGCGCCACCGCCGATGGTGGCCTGAGCGGCGAGATCCGCCTGGCGTCTTCCGACTGGTTCGGCGCCCATGTCCTGGCCCCATTGCTTGCCCGCTTCACCCAAGCGCATCCCGGCATCACGGTGGAGCTGCTGACCGACCAGCGCCGCTATAGCCTGGCGCGGCGCGAAGCGGATCTCGCCTTCCGCATCGCGCGGTTCGATGAGCCGGACGTGATCCAGCGCAAGGCGCTCACCATGGGCTATGCGCTCTATGGTCCGCGTGGCGCGGCACCTGTGTCGTTACGCGATGGTGCTGGTGTCAGCCTGGTGACGATGGACGAAGCCTTCAGCGATCTGCCCGACCGCGCCTGGCTGCGCCGCGTCCTGCCGAAGGCGCGCATCGCCTTGCGCAGCAACAACCGCGATGTTCAGGCACAGGCTTGTCTTGCCGGCGCAGGGCTTGCCGTCCTGCCGCGTCTGCTGGGTGATCGTGTTTCCGCCCTGCAAGCGCTCGACCTCGGCGAGGCGCCGCCCTCACGCGATGTCTGGGTCGGCTATCACCGCGACCTCAAACGCGTGGCACGTCTGCGCACGCTGCTCGATTTCCTGCTGGAGCACTTTGCGGTCTCTTGA
- a CDS encoding YeeE/YedE family protein, which produces MLSRLLIGSIAGGLFGAGLVLSGMANPTKVLAFLDLAAIGQGGWDPSLAFVMAGALIVTVPGFAWLRRRAKPMAAERFHLPPVQAIDRRLLLGSAIFGVGWGLAGICPGPAVTLLALGGVNGWIFFAALLAGMFLFEKLSHRPETN; this is translated from the coding sequence ATGCTGTCGCGTCTTCTGATCGGGTCGATTGCCGGCGGTCTCTTCGGTGCCGGGTTGGTCTTGTCCGGCATGGCCAATCCGACGAAGGTTCTGGCCTTCCTCGATCTCGCGGCCATCGGCCAGGGCGGCTGGGACCCGAGCCTTGCCTTCGTCATGGCCGGCGCGTTGATCGTCACGGTGCCGGGTTTTGCCTGGCTACGCCGCCGGGCCAAACCGATGGCGGCTGAACGTTTTCATCTTCCACCCGTGCAAGCGATTGACCGCCGCCTGCTCCTGGGGTCGGCCATCTTCGGTGTCGGCTGGGGCCTTGCCGGCATCTGCCCCGGCCCTGCCGTGACTTTGCTGGCGTTGGGCGGGGTGAATGGCTGGATTTTCTTTGCGGCGCTGCTCGCCGGCATGTTCTTGTTCGAGAAACTCTCCCACCGTCCAGAGACCAACTGA
- a CDS encoding TIGR01459 family HAD-type hydrolase, with amino-acid sequence MTQFPNGLSAIADDIDLVVMDLWGCMHDGIKAYPAAIEALRGLKSRNIPVALVSNAPRRIETVRPRLREMGISDDLYAGFYTSGEEVWGHLARCDAAGYDSLGRRAYQIIGPQDTTFTDGLDLDLTQDIAAADFLLVLGVASPEVKVADFTNVLKAARARDLTLVCANPDLIVHRGRIAEICAGAIAEAYFEMDGRILIEGKPHAGIYRRVLNDFKVAPARLVGIGDALRTDVAGAAGIGARSLLIGGGIHHAALLKDDKVDAVALKELSRGGPRPDYALPYLCW; translated from the coding sequence ATGACTCAATTCCCGAACGGCCTTTCTGCCATCGCCGACGACATCGACCTTGTGGTGATGGATCTGTGGGGCTGCATGCATGACGGCATCAAGGCCTATCCCGCCGCCATCGAGGCCTTGCGCGGCCTCAAAAGCCGGAACATTCCCGTGGCCCTCGTCTCCAACGCGCCGCGCCGCATCGAAACGGTGCGGCCGCGTCTGCGCGAGATGGGCATCAGCGACGATCTCTATGCCGGCTTCTATACCTCGGGCGAGGAAGTCTGGGGCCACCTCGCCAGGTGCGACGCCGCCGGTTATGACAGCCTGGGGCGCAGGGCCTATCAGATCATCGGGCCGCAGGACACGACTTTCACCGACGGCCTCGATCTAGACCTGACGCAGGATATCGCCGCCGCCGACTTCCTGCTGGTGCTGGGTGTGGCGAGCCCCGAGGTGAAGGTCGCGGATTTCACCAATGTGTTGAAAGCGGCACGCGCGCGCGATCTCACCCTGGTCTGCGCCAATCCGGACCTCATCGTGCATCGCGGGCGCATTGCCGAAATCTGCGCCGGTGCCATTGCCGAAGCCTATTTCGAAATGGATGGGCGCATCCTCATTGAAGGCAAGCCCCATGCCGGCATCTATCGCCGCGTGCTCAATGATTTCAAGGTCGCACCAGCGCGGCTGGTCGGCATCGGCGATGCCTTGCGGACAGATGTGGCCGGTGCCGCCGGGATCGGCGCCAGATCGCTGCTGATCGGCGGGGGCATCCACCACGCCGCCTTGTTGAAGGACGACAAGGTCGACGCCGTGGCATTGAAGGAATTGTCGCGCGGCGGTCCGCGCCCCGATTACGCCCTGCCTTATTTGTGCTGGTAG
- a CDS encoding EAL domain-containing protein has product MTQRAHVLVFLLYSLGAVLVAFWLPSFVPSVSRILAYIAGCFIVMAGGLLQQAMLGKARSQQQAQSLAELNRLLADVLKDQRKLEDDMLQLRATLANIASAPAQDVGNVVNEVKVLQKLIEQLYGARTAGAKAASKAMPAASPATETAAEKIAEKPAAPRPVAPKPAPEIISAPATGGGPGGSLPMPPVAYDLAADEILDALREGLRENGVELALQPIVTLPQRKRRFFECFSRVRISDGRVLTPEQYIDIAERHGLVTAIDNMQLFRCIQILRRIRKGNAGIGFFINISIHTLADRDFFREFINMMAQNAELAPAIVFEFSQRTMETADDALLRDLERLAQLGYRFSLDQVTHFDLNPSQLSSHHFRFMKVEAERLIAAARAGALGDDPQEFKRMLDSFAIDLIADHIESEPMLLELLDMHLDFGQGYLFGEPRIARAETAALT; this is encoded by the coding sequence ATGACCCAGCGCGCCCATGTCCTCGTCTTCCTGCTGTATTCCCTGGGCGCCGTCCTGGTAGCCTTCTGGCTGCCGTCATTCGTCCCCAGTGTCTCGCGCATCCTGGCCTATATCGCCGGCTGCTTCATCGTCATGGCGGGCGGGTTGCTGCAACAGGCGATGCTGGGCAAGGCCCGCTCTCAGCAGCAGGCCCAGTCACTGGCTGAACTCAACCGGCTGCTGGCCGATGTGTTGAAGGATCAGCGCAAGCTCGAAGACGACATGCTGCAGCTTCGCGCGACACTCGCCAACATCGCCAGCGCCCCGGCCCAGGACGTGGGCAACGTCGTCAACGAAGTGAAAGTGCTGCAAAAGCTGATCGAGCAGCTTTATGGCGCCCGCACCGCCGGCGCCAAGGCAGCATCCAAGGCGATGCCGGCGGCCAGCCCAGCCACGGAAACAGCCGCCGAGAAAATCGCCGAGAAACCTGCGGCACCGAGGCCGGTCGCGCCGAAGCCCGCCCCTGAAATAATCTCGGCGCCCGCGACCGGTGGCGGCCCCGGCGGCAGCCTGCCGATGCCGCCGGTTGCCTATGACCTTGCCGCAGACGAGATCCTTGATGCGCTGCGCGAGGGGTTGCGTGAGAACGGGGTCGAGCTTGCCTTGCAGCCCATCGTCACCCTGCCGCAGAGGAAGCGCCGCTTCTTCGAATGCTTCTCGCGCGTGCGCATCAGCGATGGCCGCGTGCTGACGCCGGAACAGTATATCGACATCGCCGAGCGCCACGGCCTGGTGACGGCGATCGACAACATGCAGCTGTTCCGCTGCATCCAGATCCTGCGCCGCATTCGCAAAGGCAATGCCGGCATCGGCTTCTTCATCAATATTTCCATCCACACCTTGGCCGATCGCGACTTCTTCCGCGAGTTCATCAACATGATGGCGCAGAATGCCGAGCTTGCACCGGCCATCGTCTTTGAGTTCTCGCAGCGCACGATGGAGACGGCCGATGACGCCCTGCTGCGCGACCTGGAGCGGCTGGCCCAGCTCGGCTATCGCTTCAGCCTGGACCAGGTGACGCATTTCGACCTCAACCCGTCGCAGCTTTCCAGCCACCATTTCCGCTTCATGAAGGTCGAGGCCGAGCGCCTGATCGCCGCCGCCCGTGCTGGCGCATTGGGCGACGATCCGCAGGAGTTCAAGCGCATGCTGGATTCCTTTGCCATCGACCTCATCGCCGACCACATCGAATCCGAACCGATGCTGCTCGAGCTTCTCGACATGCATCTCGATTTCGGCCAGGGCTATCTGTTCGGCGAGCCGCGCATTGCCCGCGCCGAAACTGCCGCCCTCACCTGA
- a CDS encoding ArsR/SmtB family transcription factor, with translation MNVKAAHLTEADDLLAKAAEAASFLRGLAHEHRLAILCTLAAGPLCVGDIGAALGMAQPKVSQHLMRLRAEGLVATERDGTSIYYRIASKPALEIAGVLKKTFCPPKKRR, from the coding sequence ATGAATGTAAAAGCCGCACACCTCACCGAGGCGGACGATCTTCTTGCCAAGGCGGCGGAAGCGGCGTCTTTCCTGCGCGGTCTCGCGCATGAACACAGGCTTGCCATTCTGTGTACCCTGGCGGCTGGACCGCTCTGTGTCGGCGATATCGGCGCGGCACTCGGCATGGCCCAGCCCAAGGTGTCGCAGCATCTGATGCGCCTCCGCGCCGAGGGGCTGGTGGCGACCGAGCGTGATGGCACCAGCATCTATTACCGCATCGCCAGCAAGCCGGCATTGGAGATCGCGGGCGTGCTCAAGAAGACCTTCTGCCCGCCCAAGAAGCGGCGCTGA
- a CDS encoding flavin reductase family protein, protein MFYEPRLGNSGLAIDPLKALVVPRPIGWISSVDLEGCVNLAPFSFFNLVADSPPIVMFAPSGTKADGSRKDSLNNAEAVGAFVVNLATYDLRDEMNATSARLPAGESEAEAAGLEMVPSSIVAPPRVKASPVALECRYLQSVVLPTLDPAQPNTVVFGDVVGVHIDEGLIVDGRVDITRARPIARMGYSLYAVIDQTFRMSRPASADGRLD, encoded by the coding sequence ATGTTCTATGAACCCCGCCTCGGCAATAGCGGCCTTGCCATCGACCCCTTGAAGGCGCTGGTCGTGCCGCGGCCGATCGGCTGGATCTCCAGTGTCGATCTGGAGGGCTGCGTCAATCTTGCGCCGTTCAGCTTCTTCAACCTGGTGGCGGACAGCCCGCCCATCGTCATGTTCGCCCCCAGCGGCACCAAGGCCGATGGCAGCCGCAAGGATTCGCTCAACAATGCCGAGGCGGTCGGTGCCTTCGTCGTCAATCTCGCGACCTATGATTTGCGCGACGAGATGAACGCCACGTCGGCGCGCCTGCCTGCCGGCGAAAGCGAGGCAGAAGCGGCGGGGCTCGAAATGGTGCCGTCCAGCATCGTGGCGCCGCCCCGCGTCAAAGCCTCGCCGGTGGCGCTGGAATGCCGCTATCTGCAAAGCGTCGTGCTGCCGACGCTTGATCCGGCGCAGCCCAACACGGTCGTCTTCGGCGATGTGGTGGGGGTCCATATCGATGAGGGGCTCATCGTCGATGGCCGCGTCGACATCACGCGCGCGCGGCCGATCGCGCGCATGGGCTACTCCCTCTATGCCGTGATCGACCAGACCTTCCGCATGTCGCGGCCGGCCAGCGCAGACGGCCGGCTGGATTGA
- a CDS encoding YeeE/YedE family protein, producing MDWNAFSPITALAGGALIGLAALILMAGIGRIAGISGIIGSLISQPRADFGWRLLFLVGMALGAFNMAKTLGGFAPSTSANLPGLIVAGLLVGYGTRLGSGCTSGHGICGLARLSPRSLAAVAVFMAAGMLTTFVMRHVVGG from the coding sequence ATGGATTGGAACGCATTCAGCCCGATCACGGCACTGGCAGGCGGTGCCCTTATTGGTCTGGCCGCACTCATCCTGATGGCGGGAATCGGCCGCATTGCCGGCATCAGCGGCATTATCGGCAGCCTCATCAGCCAGCCGCGCGCCGATTTCGGCTGGCGCCTGCTGTTCCTCGTCGGCATGGCTCTTGGCGCTTTCAACATGGCCAAGACGCTGGGTGGCTTCGCCCCTTCCACCAGCGCCAATCTGCCGGGACTCATCGTCGCCGGCTTGCTGGTTGGCTATGGCACGCGGCTGGGTTCCGGCTGCACCAGCGGCCATGGCATTTGCGGATTGGCGCGGCTGTCACCGCGGTCCCTGGCGGCGGTCGCCGTCTTCATGGCCGCGGGCATGCTGACGACCTTTGTCATGCGCCACGTCGTGGGGGGCTGA
- a CDS encoding quinone-dependent dihydroorotate dehydrogenase, with translation MSPDLIYPLLRPALFRLDAEKAHRLAVRALGTMSGTVVKAHPALGQRLWSLEFPNPLGLAAGFDKNAECYRGALGLGFGFVEIGSVTPRPQAGNPKPRLFRLPADRAVINRMGFNNDGMDAVAARLAARDPARGIVGVNLGKNKETADAAADYELGVARLGDLADYLVINVSSPNTPGLRALQGKEPLAELIQRTRAARDRLAARPPLLLKIAPDLTEDDQRDIAEVALAEKLDGLIISNTTIARPPLQETLAARETGGLSGAPLLGPSTVLLGRMFKLTQGRLPLIGVGGISDARDAYAKIRAGASLVQLYSALVYEGPGLAARIVAKLPALLAADGFTHVRDAVGADHR, from the coding sequence ATGAGCCCCGACTTGATCTATCCGTTGTTACGTCCGGCCCTGTTTCGCCTCGATGCCGAGAAGGCACATCGCCTGGCGGTGCGCGCGCTCGGCACCATGTCGGGGACGGTGGTGAAAGCGCATCCCGCCTTGGGGCAGCGCCTTTGGTCGCTTGAGTTCCCGAACCCCCTGGGCCTTGCCGCCGGCTTCGACAAGAACGCCGAATGCTATCGCGGCGCGCTGGGTCTCGGCTTCGGCTTTGTCGAGATCGGCTCGGTGACACCGCGCCCGCAGGCCGGCAACCCGAAGCCTCGCTTGTTCCGCCTTCCGGCGGACCGCGCCGTCATCAACCGCATGGGCTTCAACAATGACGGCATGGATGCGGTGGCCGCGCGATTGGCGGCACGCGACCCTGCCCGGGGCATCGTCGGCGTCAATCTCGGCAAGAACAAGGAGACCGCCGACGCCGCCGCCGATTATGAATTGGGTGTGGCGCGGCTTGGCGACCTTGCCGATTATCTCGTCATCAATGTCTCCTCGCCCAATACGCCGGGGTTGCGCGCCCTCCAGGGCAAGGAACCCCTGGCCGAACTCATCCAGCGCACGCGCGCAGCGCGCGATCGCCTGGCCGCCAGGCCGCCGCTGCTGCTGAAGATCGCCCCCGACCTCACCGAGGACGATCAGCGCGACATCGCCGAGGTGGCGCTGGCTGAGAAACTCGACGGGCTCATCATCAGCAACACCACCATCGCGCGGCCACCGCTGCAGGAGACGCTGGCGGCCAGGGAAACCGGCGGCCTTTCCGGGGCGCCGCTTCTTGGCCCATCGACGGTTCTTCTGGGGCGCATGTTCAAGCTGACGCAAGGCCGGCTGCCGCTCATCGGCGTCGGCGGCATCAGCGATGCCCGCGATGCCTATGCCAAGATCCGCGCCGGCGCATCGCTGGTGCAGCTCTATTCCGCCCTGGTCTATGAAGGCCCGGGCCTTGCCGCGCGCATCGTGGCGAAGCTGCCGGCCTTGCTCGCTGCCGACGGTTTTACCCATGTGAGGGATGCGGTCGGCGCCGATCACCGCTAG